The following proteins are co-located in the Seriola aureovittata isolate HTS-2021-v1 ecotype China chromosome 7, ASM2101889v1, whole genome shotgun sequence genome:
- the LOC130172920 gene encoding G-protein-signaling modulator 1 translates to MDCTEIKAEMAEEGLLEPLVITEEGDITEAVVQSFSGESALRKEEEHTGEDKNENDIVSKMGLEEQRLEKQHTSTEDDRREEVAVDKEDKMEDDKPVETENMNDGQNRGDSKSQGETAMRINENPEKPSDTQDEKVMDIKRLNSSEQQPEGTQSEEEDSKKAHRLTPDFPESLYELLCTLQEGRRLNDQRCSFRLESGMRRRRCHSEPNASKPANRVVFSSMTSLQREEFFELVATAQARRLDDQRAQLERSPPPKPKARSFRGSIKQLSFVKKPTPVPVPKEDLYNMILTTQAQGRLEDQRSRAPGPMDDEDFFSLLLRVQGGRMDEQRTELPCLLQT, encoded by the exons ATGGACTGCACAGAGATCAAAGCTGAAATGGCTGAAGAGGGGCTGCTGGAGCCTCTCGTGATCACTGAAGAGGGAGACATAACTGAGGCTGTTGTACAGAGCTTCAGCGGAGAGTCGGCTctgagaaaggaagaggagcaCACGGGAGAGGACaagaatgaaaatgatataGTGAGTAAAATGGGTTTAGAGGAGCAGCGcctggaaaaacaacacaccagcACGGAGGACGACCGGAGAGAAGAGGTTGCTGTGGACAAAGAGGATAAAATGGAAGATGATAAACCGGTGGAAACTGAGAACATGAACGATGGACAGAACAGAGGGGATAGTAAGAGTCAAGGGGAGACAGCGATGAGGATTAATGAAAATCCTGAGAAACCCAGTGACACACAAGATGAAAAGGTTATGGACATAAAGAGGTTAAATTCATCTGAGCAACAACCTGAAGGGACGCAGAGCGAAGAGGAGGACTCaaaaaag GCTCACCGGTTAACCCCTGACTTCCCAGAGTCACTGTACGAGCTGCTCTGCACTCTTCAGGAGGGGAGGCGGCTCAATGATCAGCGCTGCTCCTTCAGGCTGGAGAGCGGGATGCGGAGGCGTCGGTGCCACTCTGAGCCCAATGCAAGCAAACCGGCCAACAGAG TCGTTTTTTCCTCCATGACttcactgcagagagaggagttTTTTGAGCTGGTGGCCACCGCTCAAGCCCGCCGGCTGGATGACCAGAGGGCGCAGCTTGAAAGGTCACCACCGCCAAAACCAAAAGCCAGAAGTTTCAGAGGCAGCATAAAGCAACTCTCTTTTGTGAAAAAGCCGACACCAGTTCCTGTGCCTAAAGAGGATCTCTATAATATGATTCTCACGACACAA GCCCAGGGCAGGCTGGAGGACCAGCGCAGCAGGGCTCCTGGCCCCATGGATGATGAGGACTTCTTCTCCCTGCTCCTGAGGGTCCAGGGGGGACGGATGGATGAGCAGAGGACTGAACTACCGTGCCTCCTGCAAACCTGA
- the pbx2 gene encoding pre-B-cell leukemia transcription factor 2, with protein sequence MLQQQPLTGNGPSNGRGVGMSGHPGMHALNSVHQPSQHRSDGGDSGLEGTENGHETRRDIGDILQQIMTITDQSLDEAQAKKHALNCHRMKPALFSVLCEIKEKTGLSMRNNQEEEPQDPQLVRLDNMLLAEGVAGPEKGGGAAAAVSAATSSGGMSPDSSLEHSDYKSKLSQIRSIYHTELEKYEQACTEFTTHVMNLLREQSRTRPVTPREIERMVAIIHRKFSSIQTQLKQSTCEAVMILRSRFLDARRKRRNFSKQATEVLNEYFYSHLSNPYPSEEAKEELAKQCGITVSQVSNWFGNKRIRYKKNIGKFQEEANLYAMKTALGARQGDDSPHTPNSTGSGSFSLSGSADLFLGVPPVNGEQSAYPMGVQANGNWQGRNSPPSGTSPHSDHSENSD encoded by the exons atgttgcagcagcagccttTGACAGGCAATGGGCCCTCCAACGGCCGGGGAGTCGGCATGAGCGGCCACCCTGGGATGCATGCGCTCAACTCGGTTCACCAACCTTCCCAGCACCGGTCCGACGGAGGGGACTCGGGCCTCGAGGGCACAGAAAACGGACATGAAACCCGCAGAGATATTGGTGACATATTGCAGCAAATAATGACCATCACCGACCAAAGTTTGGACGAGGCACAAGCAAA GAAACATGCACTCAACTGTCACCGAATGAAACCTGCgttgttcagtgttttgtgcGAGATCAAGGAAAAAACCG GCCTGTCAATGAGGAATAATCAGGAGGAGGAGCCCCAGGATCCTCAGCTGGTGCGGTTGGACAACATGTTGTTGGCAGAGGGTGTGGCGGGGCCGGAGAAGGGTGGCGGGGCTGCTGCTGCCGTGTCTGCAGCCACCAGCTCAGGAGGGATGTCACCTGACAGCTCGCTCGAGCACTCCGACTACAAAAGCAAGTTGAGCCAGATTCGCAGTATCTACCACACTGAGCTGGAGAAGTATGAGCAG GCGTGCACTGAGTTCACCACCCatgtgatgaacctgctgaGAGAACAGTCACGTACGCGACCCGTGACCCCGCGGGAGATAGAGCGCATGGTGGCCATCATCCACCGCAAGTTCAGCTCCATCCAGACGCAGCTGAAGCAGAGCACTTGTGAGGCAGTCATGATACTGAGGTCCCGCTTCCTCGATGCCAG gCGCAAGAGGCGTAACTTCAGCAAACAGGCCACAGAGGTCCTGAATGAGTATTTCTACTCCCACCTGTCCAACCCGTACCCCAGTGAAGAAGCCAAAGAGGAACTTGCCAAACAGTGTGGAATCACCGTCTCTCAG GTCTCCAACTGGTTTGGCAACAAGAGAATTCGCTATAAGAAAAACATTGGCAAATTCCAAGAGGAGGCCAACCTGTATGCCATGAAGACAGCCTTGGGGGCCAGACAGGGCGACGATTCCCCGCACACTCCCAACTCCACAG ggtCTGGGTCCTTCTCTCTGTCCGGGTCAGCTGACCTGTTCCTTGGGGTTCCACCTGTGAATGGCGAGCAGTCCGCCTACCCAATGGGAGTGCAG GCAAACGGGAACTGGCAGGGTCGAAACTCGCCCCCGTCTGGCACCTCTCCCCACAGCGACCACTCGGAAAACTCTGACTGA
- the LOC130172924 gene encoding enhancer of split mgamma protein-like has translation MKTDSIGPSATMKLLQETEDATNDRKFIKSQVEKRRRERMNRSLECLRNMLLQEPQQLGGAQRRVEKAEILEHTVLFLQNTAKEDKTRAGGGGGGRKHSFQDGFSTCLQRAAQFLGPEGKGLWLGAALDASFAARFARSDSDSAGVQGRTEARSSTSSLPRTKSILRMLRQKSKHRLDTRAYAVNSSVVHPYQRPVQKGFPRVPQQPQKKSQLELRVASRASKQSPSQSCPLSQTMWRPWP, from the exons ATGAAGACAGACAGCATTGGACCATCAGCTACTATGAAACTGTTACAGGAAACGGAGGATGCAACAAACGACAGAAAG TTCATAAAATCTCAGGTGGAGAAACGTCGCAGGGAGCGGATGAACCGCAGTCTGGAGTGTCTGAGAAACATGTTGCTGCAGGAGCCACAACAactg GGTGGGGCTCAGCGCAGGGTGGAGAAAGCTGAGATACTCGAACACACAGTCCTCTTCCTCCAGAACACTGCCAAAGAAGACAAGACgagagctggaggtggaggtggaggccGGAAGCACTCCTTCCAAGACGGCTTCTCCACCTGCCTGCAGAGAGCCGCTCAGTTCCTGGGACCTGAGGGGAAAGGCTTGTGGCTCGGAGCAGCGCTGGACGCATCTTTTGCCGCTCGCTTCGCCCGTTCAGACTCTGATTCTGCAGGCGTCCAGGGGAGAACTGAGGCCCGCTCCTCCACCAGCTCTCTGCCACGGACAAAGTCCATTCTTCGGATGCTTCGGCAAAAGTCTAAGCACAGACTGGATACACGAGCCTACGCTGTGAACAGTTCAGTTGTTCATCCCTACCAACGTCCGGTCCAGAAAGGGTTTCCCAGAGTTCCCCAACAGcctcagaaaaaaagtcagcttGAGTTGAGGGTGGCGAGTCGAGCGAGCAAACAGAGCCCGTCCCAGAGCTGCCCGCTCAGCCAGACGATGTGGAGGCCCTGGCCCTGA